ACCTTTGGAAGAAGATTTGGTTAATCTTACTCAATTACACTATTCTTTATGACGATCCTGGTGAATTTTGCATATTTATGTGtaaataccaaaaaaatgaagagaagaaaacaaaaggagtAGGAAGCTAACTAAGAAGGTTGGTGAAAATATCATCACATTGACAAGGCTTTTAATTGCTATCCTGTTACCATTTATCTACACATAGCAGATCTCAACATCTTCTAATTCTGTAGCTTGTGAGGTTTCCTATGTTCTAATTCgctttttaaaagtataaactATTTGGAGAAGAAGTTGATGACGATTTCTTACTAAGTTTACATCAGAGATTTGATACATTGACAATTACATGCTTTATTATGCCCACCCCTACTAACACAGTAATATCACTACTTCTTGCCCTCTCCTTTAAATTTGCCATCTCGCAAATATCAATTGTATAAAGTACAATGTGCCTAACACTTCAAGTTTTCGGGTACAGCAAGAATCAGTACAAGCATATATtacatacaaaacaaaattcagTGGTATAAATCCTCTTTTCGTTAGAAAACGtgaacatataatataattcaatGGTCCAAGCTCTTATATAATCTTATCTTAATTTTTTGGAAACATTACACACGTACATGTTATAAACGTAAATGGATATGCTAAAGAGATAACAAGAGCAATTCCATACAGTCAAATTAGAACGATTCGTCCGATGCGTAGGGTGTTTCTGTTTATTGCATTACAATCAAAGCTTTTGTAATTttcttgaaatatttttttatcttgtttttctttatatatcatCATGAATTTTATAATGGGATAgcgaaaataatattaagaggAACAAACCACATCTATAAGTTATAATCAATTATTAATCCCCCAAAACTTTATAATTAACCATCTTATTGAAGTATTAAAACCATCGTGTCTCGTCTCGAGGGTACCTCCAAATGTGATAGAACCACGAACCAAATCATGTTCtgcaatattttaaatagttcaaaaatatattaacatattagtttttatcttggtattataatattataatatcaatTATAAGTTGAGAGAAAGAGACAAGATAATTATGCACCAATGAGGAAAGTCTGTTAGCTGTCATGTAGGATGCTATAGACAAATTAAAGGAGGAGAGtcacatttataataattacGTAAgagtaataaaattaataaatataagataattttagttcattttttaattcataCTTATCAtagatttcaatttttaatctaactaaaaaatattagagTGGTCtatccatttatagagtaatttttttttactattgaTGTAGATTCATTCGTTAGCGAATTAAACAACAAATTCTATTGTAACGAGAAGATGAAACAAGCACTAACAATCTACCATTGTTCCTCTCATGCAAAAGATGCTTTCTAAATTgttcttaaaccaataacaaaagaagaaaactaaAGCATTACTTTTAAGCAACGTCAATTTTACTTGCATAAATGCAGAATGTATCTATAACTCTCCGTGCAGCTCCGCCGCGGCTAGTGGACCAACCCACACCCGTTCTCTAGGTCTGTGGGTTCCATCCTATTTTATGcttcattaattttttaaaactcgaaatcattgtttactgaccatgcaatcaccacatgacttTTGTTCATGCTTTGATCTCACTCACAAGCTATTGCGAATCACTTTCCGATGGATCACTTATCCTTCCACTAGTCCAGTACAAACACGTTTAACTTTAGAATTATAAACAGATGtatactaaaaaaaatacacacacTTTAGTGACATAgataaataaatcaatttttttaagtttttccaTATATCACAACTTTTGATGTTATAATATCATGCATATGAAAAATGTGGTAATCTGGACCTAGCGTGCATACAGCtgaattatttttcttttatctcaAATAGTCAAATAAGAACTAAAAATACTAACTGAAACAGCCATATGCAAATTCTGATTAAGAAATGGTTAACAATGGTAATGGTTTAGACTATCGAAGAAAGAAAAGCTTGTGTGAACAAAAGAACTGAGAAAAGATGCTTTTGTTCTAAGTTGCGTACaatgaattatttatatatttatgaggTTAAGTGGGTGAACTATACAGTGgtgatatatgtatatttaagaGTAAGAAAAATACTACATATATGAGATAGTTTTAATACAAATTAAGAGATTGATGGAAAGAGGGTAAGAGATAGCGAAGCAGAGAAACATGTGGGAATCACATGGTATATTACTGACCAATCTGTGCCCACCTCAATCCTCCAATCATTGGTCAATCCAATTTTATACATTCGTACCGTTTTCTAACCATCCAATGTAATCAGCAACACACATATATCTCTCGCTCATGAAATTATTGCTTTACTAGATTTAGCTATTGATGAGATAgcaaatataaagaaattgaTGTAAAGATggatgataaataaataaaaaagggaGATGGGCATGGGTACATATAATACTGTGGGAAGTAGATGgggatgaaaaaaaaatcagaaagcGTTTGATGATGTAATTGTCAGTACCAAGGAGTAAGGCAAACTCGTGACTTCATTTGCTTCTCATAAGCATTGTTTGGATAGGTTCAGTTTGATCCGGTTTGGTTACATGATATTAGACACAACTTGAAGATTTTGAATCTAAGTTGTGTTGTAATGTActaatgtgtgtgtgtgtgtgtaaaaaAGAAGATATCACGTGGGGAGGCATGTGGGAGGGTAGGGAGAGGCCTAAATGAGGTTAAATGGATAACAAAACcttaaaagtaaaaacaaaaaaacaaagtgaTGTTTCTTGGAGGCTCTGTTATTGCGGATATTGCCTCTGGGAATCCTCTCTTCCCTTTGCTTTACCTTACTAATCCCTCTTAATTAATAACTACTAATATAATATgcttaagagagagagagagagagagagggtgtATGTGTATAAATACACCCAACAAGTCGTTCTCGAGCTCCACCAATCCGATTCTCTGATTGGAAGAAGAAGGTTTCCTCTTTTCAAGAATCGAGTAAACAGAATAAAAAATGGCATCATGGAAGAAAACAATAGCAACACCATTCAAGAAGGCAGCAACACTCTTCAACCAACCGCAGCAATCGCCACAAAAGGGTTGCCGCCGTGGTGGAAGAATGGATGCGAAAGCGAGGGAAGAGCACGAGAGGAGGACTGTACAAGAACTTCAAGGAGAAGTCATGGCTTGTGGATACGACGATGTTCTCGTCATGTGGTCTATTCTTGACAAATCCAACTCCTTCAATAACCTCACTTCTTAACCCCAAACCAAACCCCAAAACATGGTTTTCTTTTCTCCTGTTGTACATATGTTAAAAGCGGTATTAGCTCGCCATAGCGGTCACATCCTTCTCCTCTTCCTACTTATCCTTTCTTATTCCTCGGTCGTGGCTTTTTCTTAAGGTCTTCTGGTTTTTTTTCTCTACGAACTATCGTCGAGGATTTAGATGTTACTCTTTTCTCTTTTCATAATCCTTCTGATTATGTCATggtgggatttttttttttgaggaaaaaatgtttattttgagTTCTATATCATTTGCTTGAGATGATTGGCATTAATTTTTCATGAGTTCTCCATAATGTAAAAGCCATGTATTGACGACCGACGTTAAATTATTAATCAGAATAAGAAAACTTAGAAAAGAGATCCACTATTGTGACTGAATATGAAATAGGACTACTGTTATACTGTTCTCTTAGAAGTTGATTGCTTTTTTGTAACGATGCATTGCTTCGGACAGACACGGAATCGAACGATTTAAGCCGTTACTCTGCTcagtcaacaaaaaaaaacaattcggTCTCAAGTAGACTCAACTCAATAATCACAAAGAGAATATTAATTCAACAATCACAAAGAGAATATTAATTCTAAGGCCATCATCAGTAGAAGGTATCTTGGTGTTTTTAAAGAacttattgataaataaatagaaaagagatgaaagagatgaaagagaagaaaatcGTCTATCACAGGAGAGGCTTTATCAAAGTGCTGGAAAACTCATTCGCCAAATGTCAACTCAACCCACTTTTACATGCATACGCTCAGATGGTCTTTCAGTTTCAGTTAGGTGTACTGGAGAACCTTCATTGAAGGTCTTTCAATAGGATTCTACAcaataaacaacaaaaagaaatacaaaagaaatacaaaacaaaaactagaaAGCAAAATAAAGTATCTCATTTGAGatattcatttttcttttgaaaaatcatTACACATGTCATTTTACAATTgagttagtttttttaatttcaaatttaactaaatacttaatttaatgatttaatattatacataattaaatattctCACTGTGGCGTGAAAGGAATAGCAGACGTCATGGGGAAGCATCACAAGATCCGACCTACTGGTATCTCTCATTGATAAGTACATCAGAAACCGAATCGACTCGTCCAGAGAGAAACTTCATGGACAATTATGCTGAGACAACGCAGCTCTGGTTCGCAAGAGATGATTTTGTCACTGGGCAAATgctatacaatatttttttttgcttaaacatttcaaaattatttagcTAAAAGACAcatttattgtaaaaaatatttttctattcaaataaatttaacattcattcaaaaaattaaatagtttcAAGAGTATCTAACCAATGCTCATGTTCTTACTAGCAAAACCTattccctatatattaaaagagaaacacttttaatatcaaatctattaaaactgaagtacaaataagatTTAACCCTGACTTTTCCTAAGTATTTACAATCTAATGTCATTGATTTAAACCATATTtaacacttaaatcaaaccacctaaatataatttaactagCTAACCAAACATTACATTTATACCaccgatttaaaaaaaaacttaccaagTAAATCTTCCCATCAAGTAAcatctatttattatatacctAATTAAGCAAATAgatatctgaaaaaaaatcgTTACTTCCAAATTATATTAGATTTGTTATATGGTAAAAGAAAGAATATTCTAAATTATATCCACCTACAATCAAGCAGTATCTAACTATTAATTAAAGTGTTAAATACCAATATTACTCGGTTTCTAAGCAAGTaatttccttatatatatatatatatatatatatatatatatatatatatatggtataaCAATATAACTTTATTCTTCTCTGTTGTTACCTTGGTTGGTGCTCTTTTAATTTCGTTATGGACTATATATGTAACATTAAGTATAAATTTATAGAATAGAAAGTTTGGCGGGTTTTTTACATATTGTATATGACCAGatgttaaaacatttttcacGAAAGTCTGAGTAGTTTCAGGGCCATATCAATCTTTGTTATATACTTTGGCATATAAGTGTGGGGACTGATGATCATTGTAGTGGAGGTATAATGGTTTAAAGCTATTCCAAATCATCTTTTTTGGCCAAGGAAATGGTTAATATGATTTTGAGATTTATAAATACTCATATATAGGAAATGTGTGGTCTTTTAATTTTGGAGGAGTTTGTGATTAAATTAGGATAATATGCCAAAATAGATCATGTcagattttttcttctttggttgacgcaaaaaaaagagagtagatATAGAAGATTTAGTTAGTTttcatatatgatttattttgttgtGGCTATAGATTTAAGGAAACACTGTTATCACAGGTGTACATTGTGGTTGGTTTAACAATggttaataatgataaaatggATTTATTCAGGAAGAATAGGACAAGAGTTTATGTTTTTCAGGAATAAAGAGTCATGAGAGtttagatatatttataattttaaatagtatatgttGCAAAATTAAAAgacattaatatataacaattcAGAGAAAATGCCAACATCAAATAATCTAACTCTTGAAAACGAACACAAATATGTTCCAtctcaaaataactaaaaatatgagTAACTCAAGTGTGTTTGGCGATCTCAAGTAATGATTCAGTTAAttttcaaacccaaaagagtaaaGATCAAATAAACATCATAGAACACCATATCAATATATTGCATCTATAGTCAATTTTTTTGGGAACAATTTAGAGTTAATATTTAATGTTACAtattacatatctatacaaaatacattatatattttttaaaaactataggttataaaatcaaatgtttATAAATGAGACAAATCCCATGTTTTATAAATCAATGTTTATGTAATTACCGAAAACAAACACCCGTGCGGAcgcacgggtcaaaatctagttttcctTAAAAGTGTATTGGCAAGACATCTACGTAGCTTCATGAGAAACTAGAGTTTTGAAAATTGCTTACGTATCCAGTGGAGAAAGATTCTCACCAAAAATTTGTAATTAATGCTTACATAAACATTCCATAAACAACCTATTAAAAATACAACTCACGTCGACATAATTTTCGAACTCAACTACGCTTCGCTTCCTTCTTAGAAGAATCGCCTGATAGCAAATAAACAAACTCAAGTTCGAGGCCAACGTATTCTCCTTCTGTGTTTTCCTACTCGACCTCAATGTTCATATATGTCTCTGTTAAATTCTGTGTTTTTTCTTCGCGGAAGTTTCATAATCGAAACAACAGTTCCAAATAATGTGTTGGTTATACACATAGCATCACCTCCCCTTTTCTCTTTTTGTCAAACAAGGTTATAGAATGTCTGAAAAATCTTCTActctatttaatttttgaacATTCAGGAATGTAGTAGATTATTAACAGATAACTAGAGCAACTCGGACATTTTGTAAAAGAGATGTTGATTCAGAGAAAAGAGGAGGGTAGAAAAACAAGTTACATGTGTGACATACCTAAGAAAACAAGTTCTCTGTGAGACAAACGAGAGAAAACTCTGAGGTTGTTTGGGTTGGAAGAAAACGATATGTGTTATATCCTTCTCCACCTTTATGTTCTATATAACTAATAGAATCTGAGAATCCTCGCTTTAATTCCTTCACGACCGCTCTATTCATGTATGTCTCTGTTTCGTTTcgtctctgtttcttcttcgtATCGTCTCTATTTTATGTTCGTTTCTTATCTGTTTCTTCTTCacgtaaaaaaaaacttttgcgGTCGGTATTAATTTAACGCATCATGTAAGCTTAGGATCACATTGCATGATTTATCCGTAATAGTTGCAATCAGATGCAGTAAAACACAGTCTCTCAGCATATTTGAAAGTTAAATCTTACGTAGTGCATGtcaaatttttttcaaaattttctttaggacccttttgtttattaaatataacaattattttttattaaagattaaagttaacaaatatatttgtCTTGCTTACCAAGTTTCAAATcagtaaaaaatattaaatatctaATGTACAAACTTATAGAATATCTATTAAACATAATCTAATTTAACATTTACATTCTTATTTCCTTTCTTATTAGCAataatattgcaactatatGGCATATATTGCAACTATATGGCATATGGTATTATATAAGTTGAATGTAGccacattttatttttgatcccTGTGtgtagggctgggcgttcaggtacacattcgggtttcggttcagtccattcgggtttcgggttttcggggtcaaagatttcagccccattcggatatttctaaattttggttcgggttcggttcggatctttgcgggttcggttcgggttcggataacccatttaaaatgtttttaaattttcaaaattcattatatactttaaattttcaaaatctataagaaagataatatattacatataaatttcgtaacatatatgtcaaaataccttaatttaatatataaattggttttctttgaatatttggataaagaatcaatagatatttaactattctggtgttttcagtatactttagctattttaaacatttacttttgactatttgcatatattttacgagtactttggaaaacttaaaggtatcttatatatttttaatatttttaatatacattatatataaaaataatgtatatatttaagtatataaatttatttcggatacattcgggtacccaaaatatttcggtttggatcgggttcggtttcggttctttaaataccgaaattttgaacccgttcggatatttaattaatttcggttcgggttcggtgctactttttcggattgggttcagttcggtttttcgggttcagATTTTTTGTCCAGCCCTACCTGTGTGTGACTGAAATAATGTTCAACTGTGATTAAAAATGTAATAGCAACAATggaattttataagaaaaaaaatcatttaaatggAAGCAAATATTGTTCATCTATTTGCATCTATTTATAAAAGCAAATGAGTTACATAGATTCATCTATTTTACAgttaaatataactatataataaacaaTTTTCACAGTTATTAAGGTATATTTTCGGTCtctttgctttattttaacattgacaaaaattgaagtaaagattataGATTTGATGgataacaattagttgaaattttttacaattttttttatctttaaacaaataGAGTTGTATTAATCGGAAACATATGAATTTGATGAACattaaatatggaagaatataaaaacttttatttcgtGCTTCtgctttgttttttatttttattttcaaaatttagaattttgatattaattctagatttgattatttaattagATGATAGAaacgtttttttgttttttattcttttatttaaatatataatactttttaataaatgattttttgacaacatgactctaaaattcatataatatataatatgatcttaaactaaacaattatttttggtataaaaccgaataaaccgaaaatcCATGATATATAAACCGAACTGAATTAAATATGGATTTATAACAGTAGTTATaatttactaaccgaaataccataaaccgaaaaaaacaaaccgaaccaaaccaaccgatatccggattgaacacccatAATTCAATTGGAACCGAATTATTGTTTCATTATGTAAAACATAAcgaaaataacaattttatcCCGCGTAAGGCGCATATCTTATCCTAGTATAACTAGTAAAAGACAACCCAACTAAAGTTTAAGTATTTATAACTTAACATTTAACCAAAAACAGTATCAATACATAATCAAAATAACAAAGGTTGGAGAGTATGATGATATACAATTACcgataagattaataaaataaacaaaattttaatagtatttacCTATTGACGTAACGATGATTAAGCTTGTGGACAAAATCATCAGAAACCGTATCTCATCTATTAAAGGAATGGGCTATCAATCCTATGATGGAGTCATGAGTATACGGTTTGCTAATAGATAACTATCAATAGCTATAGAAGTGTGTTTTGATTAATATCCAAACAATGAGTTCCAAAGGCTCGTTCATTGTAAAAAGAATTTCTTAGTTTGAATAAattaacattctttcaaaaaaatcatGATATACCTATAAGGGGAACAACTGAACAAGTACAACTCATAACTTATACACAACAAAAACTGATCAATAATATCTACACAAACTTACAAAATTtccaacaaaataataatattattattcgaataaaaagaaataattaagaTTGACAGCAGTCTGAGCTTAGAGAGGAACCCAATCACTGAACAAGCATATGACGACCGTATATCGACAGTGGGTTTAATGGTTGATGATTGAGACTTATTAAACTCTCAAGTGGGACATTTGATTCTCACAACGTGCCTTGTCCTCTGAGTCTCTcctaaaatttttttatttcatttaaaattattttatattctttttttctttttagagaATCATTAACGGTCAAACTCTTGAAAACAGATTCTTAAAGGTAAAATAGtactattttaatttgttttccgGACACTAATTAAAGACCGATTGTTGTGCCTCTCTCCAATTTTCTCCAtttatgatttactttttttaataaatttttatgtaaaaactCAAGGATAATCATGGTCTTACCTCATTCTCTCGCTCTTTCAGAACATGCCAAAATTTGgaaaacatctatattattaaaatagaaatacaaatCGAATAAGTcgtgaattttttattttatgtacagaagtattaaatgaaactatatttaaggaggttttgtctttttctttcttatttaaataatagatctaagtatttaatgtatttttctaatttaatgtCTATATACTGtctatgaaatataaaattataaggaCTAAAATTTCAGGACATACCAGTGGTATATCAAGGTTACTACAAAATTCACCTTCACTAAAGAACCTTATAGTACATGCAGAGGAAGTCCCCTTTTTAACACAAAAAAATGGAGGTATTTTTTCacgaaaaatctattttaattatacaaTGCAAGCTAACACTCTCCTCGTTTTATGAACAATGTCATTTTTACATTTCTTCGcacaagatatatatatatatattctcattAATTATACTTATTTAACTAATAGCTATTAattataagataaataaaattctttATAAGATCAatgtattttgtaattaatattaagttaaaaatagatattagataaaaaatataagttgtatttgaaattttaaaatgacaaGAAAAAATGTCATTTTCACCTTTTTGTTGGGCTAATTTGTGTATATAGGGTTTaa
The window above is part of the Raphanus sativus cultivar WK10039 unplaced genomic scaffold, ASM80110v3 Scaffold1378, whole genome shotgun sequence genome. Proteins encoded here:
- the LOC130504144 gene encoding uncharacterized protein LOC130504144, which encodes MASWKKTIATPFKKAATLFNQPQQSPQKGCRRGGRMDAKAREEHERRTVQELQGEVMACGYDDVLVMWSILDKSNSFNNLTS